DNA sequence from the Streptomyces canus genome:
TGATGGGCACGCTGGCCGGATCGGTACACCGGGACGGCGGCGAGATCCTGATCGGCGGGGAGTCCCTCGCCGCCGGGTCCACCGAGGCCGCGGGCCGGCTCGGCATCGCCATGGTCTCCCAGGAGTTCCCGCTGGTCGGACAGCTCTCGGTGGCCGAGAACCTGCTCCTCGGCCGCCGCCCGCGCGAGTCGAAGCGACGGTTGCTGGTGGACCGTGCGGCGCAGCGGGCCGAGGCGAAGGCGATGCTCGCGGAGATCGGCCTGTCCGCCGAGACGATCCCGGTGAACCGGGAGGTCCGCACCCTGCCGGTGCCGACCCGCCAGATGATCGAGATCGCCAAGGCCTGGGGCCGCGAACCCAAGCTGCTGATCCTGGACGAGCCGACCTCCTCACTGGGGCCGGTCGAGGCCCGGATGGTGCTGGGCCTGGCCCGCCAACTCGCCGACCGCGGCGGCACCGTGCTGTTCATCGGACACCGCCTCGACGAGGTGCGCGAGATCAGCGACCGGGTCCTGGTCCTGCGCAACGGCAGGCTGGTCGCCGACCTCGAACCGGCCGAGGCCGGCGAGGAACGGCTGATCCGGGAGATGGTCGGCGGCGAGGTCGCACAGGGCGAACCGAAGGCACCGCCCGCGACGAGCCCCGTCCTGCTCCAGGCCGAGGGCCTGACCGCGGACGGCCTCGGACCGGTCGACCTGGACGTGCGCGAGGGCGAGATCCTGGGCGTGGCCGGGCTGATGGGCTCGGGCCGCAGCCGACTGGTCCACACGATCGCCGGGGCGCAGCCCTCGACCGGCGGCCGGATGCTGCTGGGCGGCACGCCCTACCGGCCACGGGGCGCGGGTGACGGCGTGGCGGCCGGGATCGCGCTGATCCCCGAAGACCGCAAGGAGCAGTCGCTCGTCCTGTTCGCGTCGATCCGGGCGAACGTCGTCGTCTCGGTGCTCAAGCGGATCAGCACCCGGGGTCTGCTCGCACCGGGCCGGGAACGCGCCGAGGCACGGAAGATCACCGAGAACGTCAATGTGCGGATGCAGTCGGTGGAGCAGCCGATCGGCTCGCTGTCCGGCGGCAACCAGCAACGCGCCATCTTCGGCCGGGCGTTCGCCGCCGAACCGCGCCTGCTGCTGCTCGACGAGCCGACCCGTGGCGTGGACGTGGGCGCGAAGGCGGAGATCTACAAGCTGATCGACCAGGCGGCGGAGCAGGGCATGGGGATCGTGGTCGCCTCCTCCGAACTGGAGGAGCTGCTGTGGATCTGCCATCGCATCGCGGTGATGAACCACGGGCGGGTGGTCACGGTCATCGACCGGGCCGACGCCACCAAGGAGCGGATCATGACGGCCGCGGCCGGCACCTCCTCGCTCGATGAGCACCGACCGGCGAATTCCCTCGACGAGCACCAAGTGACGAACGGAGCCACAGCATGAGCGCGCAGAGCACGCTCGCCCCGAACGAGGTCGCGCCGCGCTCCCGTTCGGCCGCATCGACCCTCGCCCGCAGACTCGCCGCCTCCCCGGAGGCCGGCGTGATCATCGCCTGCGTGGTGGTGTTCGTGGCGATCGCCGCCAACGCGGAGACGTACACGGCGGTGGGCAACCTCCAGGTGATGGGCCGCGACCTCTCGCAGGTCGGGATCCTCGCGATCGGTGAGGCGCTGGTCATCCTGACCGGTGGCATCGACCTGTCGGTGGGCGCGCTGGCCGGTCTGGCCGGCATCCTGGCCGGCTGGATGAACGTCAACGAGGGCCTGCCCGCCCCCCTCGCGATCCTGCTCACGCTGGTGATCACCGCCGCCGTCGGTCTCTGGCACGGCGTCATGGTCACCCGCCTCAACGTGCCGCCCTTCGTGATCACTCTGGTCACCTACACCGTCGCGCAGGGCACGGCGCTCGCGATCACCAGCGGCTCGCCCATCAACAACCTCGACCCGATGTTCAGCAACCTGAGCCAGTACTACCTCGGCGAAGTACCGGTCCCCGCCCTGTTCTTCGTCGGTGCGGCGGCCGTCGCCTGGTTCGTGCTGGAGCGCACCTACGTGGGCCGCCAGATCTACGCGGTCGGCGGCAACAAGGAGGCCGCCCGGCTGGCCGGCATCCCGACCGCCCGCCGGATCACCTCCACCTACGTCGCCAGCGCGGCCCTCGCCGGCCTGGTCGGCATCCTGGTGATCGGCCGTATGAACGTGGCCGACCCCTCGGTCGGCGCGGGCTGGGAACTGACCGCGATCGCCGCCGCGGTGGTCGGCGGGATGTCACTCTCGGGCGGTGAGGGCCGTATCGCGGGGATCGCGGCGGGCGCGATCCTGCTGGAGTTCATCACCAACGGTCTGCTCGCCCTCAAGGTCAGCCCCTACGACCAGCAGGTCGTCCAGGGAGCGGTCCTCGGCGTCGCGATCCTGCTCGACCGGGCGCGCGCTCGTTACTTCGGCAGGAGTCGGAGTTAGTACGTCGGCGGGTGACGTCGCCGACCCTTCGCTCGCATTTCTTCGAACGTAGATCGATATATCGAACACCTCAGTGTGGAGGAGGCCGCCGGTGAACGCTGGACAAGAGACAGCCACGAACCCCGAACCCTGCGTCGTAGGAGTCGACTTCGGGACGCTGTCCGGACGGGCCGTGGTGGTCCGCGTGCGGGACGGCGCGGAGTTGGGGACGGCCGAGCACGCGTACCGGCACGCGGTCCTGGACCGGGAACTGCCGGACGGTACGGGACTGCCCCCGGACTGGGCCCTCCAGGTCCCGTCGGACTACGTCGACGTGCTCCGCCACGCGGTGCCGGCAGCGCTGGCGGCGGCCGGTGTGCGCCCTGGACAAGTGATCGGCATCGGCACGGACTTCACCGCCTGCACGGTGCTGCCGGTGCTCGTCGACGGCACACCTCTGTGCGAGCTGCCCGAGTACGCCTCCCGCCCGCACTCCTACGTCAAGCTCTGGCGCCACCACGCCGCCCAGGCCCAGGCCGACCGGATCACCGCGCTGGCCGCCGAACGGAAGGAGACGTGGCTGCCGCGGTACGGCGGGAAGATCTCCTCCGAGTGGGAGTTCGCCAAGGCCCTCCAGGTGCTGGAGGAGGACGCGGAGATCTACGACCGCACCGAGCGGTGGGTGGAGGCCGCGGACTGGATCGTGTGGCGGCTGTGCGGCACGTACGTCCGCAACGCCTGCACCGCCGGTTACAAGGGCCAGCTCCAGGAAGGCGCCTACCCCTCCCGTGCCTACCTGGAGGCGCTCAACCCCGGCTTCGCCGACTTCGTGACGGAGAAACTGGAGCAGCCGATCGGCCAACTCGGCGGTTTGGCAGGTGGGTTGACGGCCGAGGCGGCGGCCTGGACCGGACTGCCCGAGGGCATCGCGGTCTGCGTGGGCAACGTCGACGCCCATGTGACGGCACCCGCGGCGGGCGCGGTGGAGCCGGGGCAGATGGTGGCCATCATGGGCACCTCGACCTGCCATGTGATGAGCTCCGACCGCAACGAGACGGTGCCCGGCATGTGCGGTGTGGTCGACGGCGGCATCCTGCCGGGCCTGTGGGGTTACGAGGCCGGACAGAGCGGTGTCGGCGACATCTTCGGCTGGTTCGTCCGCACCGGATTCCCCGCCGCGTACGCCGAACAGGCCGCCGCCCTCGGCCGCGACGCGCACGAACACCTGACGGCTCTCGCGGCCGGGCAACGGGTGGGCGAACACGGGCTGATCGCGCTGGACTGGCACAGCGGCAACCGTTCCGTCCTGGTCGACCACGACCTCAGCGGTGTGATGGTCGGCCTGACACTGGCGACCCGGCCCGAGGACGTCTACCGCGCGCTGCTGGAGGCCACCGCCTTCGGTACCCGGACGATCATCGAGGCGTTCGAGACGTCCGGGGTGCCGGTCGGCGAGCTGATCATCGCGGGCGGTCTGACGAAGAACGCGCTGCTGATGCAGATCTACGCCGACGTCACCCGCCGCCCCCTCGGCGTCATCGGCTCCGCACAGGGCCCCGCCCTCGGTGCGGCGATGCACGCCGCGGTGGCGGCCGGGGCGTACTCCGACATCCAGGCCGCCGCCCGGTCCATGGGCAAGGCCGACCGGGGCGTCTACCAGCCGGACCCGGAACGCGCCGCGGCCTACGACCGCCTCTACGCCGAATACCGGCTCCTGCACGACTACTTCGGCCGCGGTGCCAATGAGGTCATGCACCGGCTACGGCGTCTGCGCGCCGAGGTTTCCGCCTGAATGGCCCCAACTCCCTTCCCCCGTAGTCCCCTTCGTAGTCCCCTTCGAAAGGAACCTCCGTCATGACCGCTTCCGAAATACCGTCCGCCGGCCAGGAGATCTGGTTTCTCACCGGCAGCCAGGGCCTGTACGGCGAGGAGACCCTGAACCAGGTCGCCCACCAGGCCCGGAAGATCGCCGAACGACTCGACGCGGCCGAGCCGATCCCCCTGCGGATCGTGTGGAAGCCGGTGCTCACCGACGCCGATTCGATCCGGCGGCTGTGCCAGGAGGCCTCCTCCTCGGACAGCTGCGTGGGGGTGATCGTGTGGATGCACACCTTCTCCCCGGCGAAGATGTGGATCGCGGGCCTGAGCGCGCTGGACCGCCCCGTGCTGCATCTGCACACCCAGTACAACCTGTCGCTGCCCTGGTCGAGCATCGACATGGACTTCATGAACCTCAACCAGGCCGCCCACGGCGACCGCGAGTTCGCCCACATCGAGTCCCGGCTCGGCATCGACCGCAAGATCGTCGCCGGGCACGCGACCGACCCCCGCGTGATCCGGCGGATCGCCGCCTGGACGAGAGCCGCCGCGGGCCGCCAGGCGGCGCGCACCCTGCGCCTGGCGCGCTTCGGCGACAACATGCGCGACGTCGCCGTCACCGAGGGCGACAAGGTCGAGGCCCAGCTGCGCTTCGGCTTCTCCGTGAACACCTACGCCGTCAACGACCTGGTCGCCGTCGTCGACGCCGTCGAGGACAAGGCGGCCGCCGAACTCGCCGCCGAATACGTCGAGTCGTACGACGTCGTCCCCGCCCTGCGCCCCGGCGGCATCCGCCACGACTCGCTCCTCTACGCAGCCCGCCAGGAACTCGGCCTGCGCACCTTCCTCACCGAGGGCGGCTTCACCGCCTTCACCACCAACTTCGAGGACCTCGGCGGCCTGCGCCAGCTGCCCGGCCTGGCCGTCCAGCGCCTGATGGCCGACGGCTACGGCTTCGGGGGCGAGGGCGACTGGAAGACCTCCGCCCTGCTGCGCACGATGAAGGTCATGGGCCAGGGACGGCCCGGCGGCACCACCTTCATGGAGGACTACACCTACCACCTCGGCCCCGGCGTCCCGCGCATCCTCGGCGCCCACATGCTGGAGGTCTGCCCCTCGGTGGCCGCCGCCCGCCCCCGCTGCGAGATCCACCCGCTGTCCATAGGTGG
Encoded proteins:
- a CDS encoding sugar ABC transporter ATP-binding protein, which encodes MTATKNVPDNAPDRAVTARLRGVHKSYGPVRVLDLPELDLYAGQVIGVVGENGAGKSTLMGTLAGSVHRDGGEILIGGESLAAGSTEAAGRLGIAMVSQEFPLVGQLSVAENLLLGRRPRESKRRLLVDRAAQRAEAKAMLAEIGLSAETIPVNREVRTLPVPTRQMIEIAKAWGREPKLLILDEPTSSLGPVEARMVLGLARQLADRGGTVLFIGHRLDEVREISDRVLVLRNGRLVADLEPAEAGEERLIREMVGGEVAQGEPKAPPATSPVLLQAEGLTADGLGPVDLDVREGEILGVAGLMGSGRSRLVHTIAGAQPSTGGRMLLGGTPYRPRGAGDGVAAGIALIPEDRKEQSLVLFASIRANVVVSVLKRISTRGLLAPGRERAEARKITENVNVRMQSVEQPIGSLSGGNQQRAIFGRAFAAEPRLLLLDEPTRGVDVGAKAEIYKLIDQAAEQGMGIVVASSELEELLWICHRIAVMNHGRVVTVIDRADATKERIMTAAAGTSSLDEHRPANSLDEHQVTNGATA
- a CDS encoding ABC transporter permease — protein: MSAQSTLAPNEVAPRSRSAASTLARRLAASPEAGVIIACVVVFVAIAANAETYTAVGNLQVMGRDLSQVGILAIGEALVILTGGIDLSVGALAGLAGILAGWMNVNEGLPAPLAILLTLVITAAVGLWHGVMVTRLNVPPFVITLVTYTVAQGTALAITSGSPINNLDPMFSNLSQYYLGEVPVPALFFVGAAAVAWFVLERTYVGRQIYAVGGNKEAARLAGIPTARRITSTYVASAALAGLVGILVIGRMNVADPSVGAGWELTAIAAAVVGGMSLSGGEGRIAGIAAGAILLEFITNGLLALKVSPYDQQVVQGAVLGVAILLDRARARYFGRSRS
- the araB gene encoding ribulokinase, with protein sequence MNAGQETATNPEPCVVGVDFGTLSGRAVVVRVRDGAELGTAEHAYRHAVLDRELPDGTGLPPDWALQVPSDYVDVLRHAVPAALAAAGVRPGQVIGIGTDFTACTVLPVLVDGTPLCELPEYASRPHSYVKLWRHHAAQAQADRITALAAERKETWLPRYGGKISSEWEFAKALQVLEEDAEIYDRTERWVEAADWIVWRLCGTYVRNACTAGYKGQLQEGAYPSRAYLEALNPGFADFVTEKLEQPIGQLGGLAGGLTAEAAAWTGLPEGIAVCVGNVDAHVTAPAAGAVEPGQMVAIMGTSTCHVMSSDRNETVPGMCGVVDGGILPGLWGYEAGQSGVGDIFGWFVRTGFPAAYAEQAAALGRDAHEHLTALAAGQRVGEHGLIALDWHSGNRSVLVDHDLSGVMVGLTLATRPEDVYRALLEATAFGTRTIIEAFETSGVPVGELIIAGGLTKNALLMQIYADVTRRPLGVIGSAQGPALGAAMHAAVAAGAYSDIQAAARSMGKADRGVYQPDPERAAAYDRLYAEYRLLHDYFGRGANEVMHRLRRLRAEVSA
- the araA gene encoding L-arabinose isomerase, translating into MTASEIPSAGQEIWFLTGSQGLYGEETLNQVAHQARKIAERLDAAEPIPLRIVWKPVLTDADSIRRLCQEASSSDSCVGVIVWMHTFSPAKMWIAGLSALDRPVLHLHTQYNLSLPWSSIDMDFMNLNQAAHGDREFAHIESRLGIDRKIVAGHATDPRVIRRIAAWTRAAAGRQAARTLRLARFGDNMRDVAVTEGDKVEAQLRFGFSVNTYAVNDLVAVVDAVEDKAAAELAAEYVESYDVVPALRPGGIRHDSLLYAARQELGLRTFLTEGGFTAFTTNFEDLGGLRQLPGLAVQRLMADGYGFGGEGDWKTSALLRTMKVMGQGRPGGTTFMEDYTYHLGPGVPRILGAHMLEVCPSVAAARPRCEIHPLSIGGREDPVRLVFDAAEGPAVVVGLCDLGDRFRLTANEVDVVGPSEPLPHLPVARAVWKPRPSLAESAESWLLAGAPHHTVLSSAVDPETLNDYAAMTGVELLTIDEHTTTDQFAKEIRWNAAYHRLAQAL